A single Drechmeria coniospora strain ARSEF 6962 chromosome 03, whole genome shotgun sequence DNA region contains:
- a CDS encoding proteasome regulatory particle, non-ATPase-like protein: protein MGSDPQYAKWPLLPLSQHVFTLTNAYASRAGQQAAVKALQDAIAEHKMAPFYRYLAHPVDGILNAVGDAAASAPAKSLSRKSSLVGMVATRAAATDVNLPWDEALYGKLKAENEKELEQFQKDEDDAVEQAGDTEIIAAKGKRVEFWARVGDKDKAIAACEAVFEKSGILGTKIDLVLAVVRMGLFYGDKPLVKKHIDRAKALVESGGDWDRRNRLKAYEGLHLLTVRSYNLAAPLLLDSLSTFTSYELCTYSNLVVYSVLAGSVSLKRVDFKSKVVDAPEIKAIMGDGEDKLLALSGALSAGPGADDLVLDQPTQQPSATSKAVNLTALGSSTEQPDAEMAIDFSPLALLVSSLYNGNYKAFFQSLADVEEQFLNQDRYLHEHKNWFIREMRLRAYQQLLQSYRVVGLESMANEFGVTVDFLDRDLARFIAAGRIPCTIDRVSGKGVIETNRPDDKNKQYQDVVRQGDQLITKLQKYGQAVRLRGSERA, encoded by the exons ATGGGATCCGACCCTCAATACGCCAAGTGGCCCCTGCTGCCACTCTCCCAGCATGTCTTCACCCTCACAAATGCCTACGCCTCACGGGCAGGCCAGCAAGCGGCCGTCAAGGCGCTGCaggacgccatcgccgagcacAAGATGGCCCCCTTCTACCGGTACCTGGCCCATCCGGTGGACGGCATCCTCAACGCCgtgggcgacgccgccgcttcGGCCCCGGCCAAGTCGCTGAGCAGAAAGtccagcctcgtcggcatggtcgccacgagggccgccgccaccgacgtGAACCTGCCCTGGGATGAAGCGCTCTACGGCAAGCTCAAGGCCGAGAACGAAAAGGAGCTGGAGCAGTTCcagaaggacgaggacgacgccgtcgagcaggcggGCGACACCGAGATCATcgccgccaagggcaagAGGGTTGAGTTCTGGGCTCGCGTCGGCGACAAG GACAAGGCGATTGCCGCTTGCGAGGCCGTCTTCGAAAAGTCGGGCATCCTTGGCACTAAGATTGacctcgtgctcgccgtcgtgcgcATGGGCCTCTTCTACGGCGACAAGCCCCTCGTCAAGAAGCACATCGACCGAGCcaaggccctcgtcgagTCCGGCGGCGATTGGGACCGCCGAAACCGACTCAAGGCCTACGAGGGCCTGCACCTCCTCACCGTTCGTTCCTACAACCTCGCCGCGCCCCTCCTGCTCGACTCCCTCTCCACCTTTACCAGCTACGAGCTCTGCACCTATTCGAACCTCGTCGTCtactccgtcctcgccggctccgtcTCCTTGAAGCGCGTCGACTTCAAGtccaaggtcgtcgacgcccccgagatcaaggccatcatgggcgacggcgaggataAGCTGCTGGCCCTGAGCGGCGCCCTCAGCGCCGggcccggcgccgacgatctcgtcctcgaccagcCCACCCagcagccgtcggcgacgagcaaggcCGTGAACCTGACGGCCCTGGGCtccagtacggagcaaccCGACGCCGAGATGGCCATCGACTTTAGCccgctcgccctcctcgtcagCAGCCTCTACAACGGCAACTACAAGGCCTTTTTCCAgtccctcgccgacgtcgaggagcagtTCCTCAACCAGGACCGCTACCTCCACGAGCACAAGAACTGGTTCATCCGCGAGATGCGCCTCCGCGCCTACCAGCAGCTGCTGCAGAGCtaccgcgtcgtcggcctcgagagcaTGGCCAACGAGTttggcgtcaccgtcgactTCCTCGACCG CGATCTCGCTcgcttcatcgccgccggccgcatcCCCTGCACCATAGACCGCGTCTCCGGCAAGGGCGTCATCGAGACGAACCGACCGGACGACAAGAACAAGCAGTACCAGGACGTTGTGCGCCAGGGAGACCAGCTCATCACCAAACTGCAAAAGTACGGCCAGGCTGTGCGGTTGAGGGGAAGCGAGAGGGCGTGA
- a CDS encoding Pyridoxal phosphate-dependent transferase, major domain protein translates to MRLTLDNINPNVRRAEYAVRGELAVKSEEFRARLAKGDKWLPFDHVISANIGNPQQLDQKPITFFRQVCSLLENPDLLKNESALVDSLGYKPDVLDRAKWLLKQVGSVGAYSASSGVPAIKESVAKFLERRDGFPADPAHIYLSAGASSGVNTLLNVICGDKTAGVLVPIPQYPLYTATLALLNATCVPYNLDESKAWGTDLETIKKSHQKAKDAGVDVRCIVIINPGNPTGASLAEEDVRAVLEFAREQNLVVMADEVYQTNVFVGKFHSFKGVLRKMQQERPGQYDGLELVSLHSISKGMVGECGHRGGYFELVNFDAEVEANIYKFVSIMLCASVIGQCLVELMVNPPQPGEPSFELYDKEFNGIHAGLHERAVALHRAFAQMEGVECAEPQGAMYLFPTIHLPQKAIDAAAAEGRPADEFYCLRLLEQTGICVVPGSGFGQAEGTLHFRTTFLAPGTEWVGSIVKFHKEFLDKYR, encoded by the exons ATGAGACTCACCCTCGACAACATCAACCCCAACGTCCGGCGGGCCGAGTACGCTGTTCGAGGCGAGCTTGCCGTCAAGTCGGAGGAATTCCGCGCCCGTCTCGCCAAGGGTGACAAGTGGCTTCCGTTCGACCACGTCATCTCGGCCAACATTGGCAACCCCCAGCAGCTCGACCAGAAGCCCATCACCTTCTTCCGACAGGTCTGCAGTCTGCTTGAGAACCCCGATCTTCTCAAGAACGAGAGTGCTCTCGTCGACAGCCTCGGCTACAAGCCtgacgtcctcgaccgtgCCAAGTGGCTGCTCAAGCAggtcggctccgtcggcgcctACAGCGCGAGCAGCGGCGTCCCCGCCATCAAGGAGAGCGTTGCCAAGTTTCTCGAGA GACGCGATGGCTTCCCCGCCGACCCAGCCCACATCTACCTCTCCGCCGGCGCCTCCTCGGGCGTCAACACGCTCCTCAACGTCATCTGCGGCGACAAGACGGCAGGGGTGCTCGTGCCGATCCCTCAGTACCCTCTCTACACGGCCACTCTGGCCCTGCTGAACGCCACCTGCGTGCCCTACAACCTCGACGAGTCCAAGGCATGGGGCACCGATCTCGAGACGATCAAGAAGTCGCACCAAAAGGCCaaggacgccggcgtcgacgttcgctgcatcgtcatcatcaacCCCGGAAACCCGACGggcgcctccctcgccgaggaggacgtccGGGCGGTGCTCGAGTTTGCGCGCGAGCAAaacctcgtcgtcatggccgacgaggtctaCCAGACCAacgtcttcgtcggcaagTTCCACAGCTTCAAGGGCGTCCTGCGCAAGATGCAGCAGGAGAGGCCCGGTCAGtacgacggcctcgagctcgtctccCTGCACAGCATCTCCAAGGGCATGGTCGGCGAGTGCGGCCACCGCGGCGGCTACTTTGAGCTCGTCAActtcgacgccgaggtcgaggccaaCATTTACAAGTTCGTCTCCATCATGCTCTGCGCCTCCGTCATCGGCCAGTGCCTTGTCGAGCTCATGGTCAACCCACCCCAACCGGGAGAGCCCTCGTTCGAGCTCTACGACAAGGAGTTCAACGGCATCCACGCCGGCCTCCACGagcgcgccgtcgccctgcaCCGTGCCTTTGCCCAGATGGAGGGCGTCGAGTGCGCCGAACCCCAGGGCGCCATGTACCTCTTCCCCACCATTCACCTGCCCCAGAaggccatcgacgccgcggccgccgagggccgcCCGGCCGACGAGTTCTACTGCCTgcgcctgctcgagcagaCGGGCATCTGCGTCGTCCCGGGCTCCGGCTTCGGCCAGGCCGAGGGCACGCTGCACTTCCGGACCACCTTTTTGGCCCCCGGCACCGAGTGGgtcggcagcatcgtcaAGTTTCACAAGGAGTTTCtggacaagtacaggtag